Proteins from a single region of Candidatus Woesearchaeota archaeon:
- a CDS encoding ABC transporter permease: MNTLWLLTKKNLQVLVRAKSSALIVIFAPLLIILLLGLSYNTDEQYAVKIGIYASTFSDDVLAFTNLLEEQNFTVIKYESEIAPCLEDIKSGYVHTCISLPETFKIESNTPREVTFYIDPTRINLVWMIQETVGKKFELRGNEISQQLTQEVLTRVEDSRKLVTQEKADLNMVKEKANGASSATNQAQQNLKTVDLIFTPHEANSGSLDQLKSQLATTSSKLGEISVQVNRLNITSSDKTRITSLVGEAGIAVNSSVLLIEGNDTGSLAALISQFEQDIALAKQKITTASEKVQQTSSNLDSSKTSMQETISALESVATDLVVIESKLAAQKITQAETITSPLRTRIEKISPDGTYLSYLFPAILILVIMFSSLALGTTLVMIEKNSPAYFRNFFLPIRKVTFITSIYLTNLILTVVQIVVVLGIALFFLQDSYTAFPLVALILFIAASVFTFIGMVVGYMFNSEETAILASISVGSLCLFVSGVILPLEAINPLVEEVVSFNPFVISEKLVREVFIFQAPFTQIWMDLLVLLSYAVLLFLAILLIESLFHEHLVSRFMKHHHPKHKEEEKKEN, translated from the coding sequence ATGAATACGCTTTGGTTGCTAACAAAAAAGAACTTACAAGTCTTAGTACGAGCAAAGAGTTCTGCGTTGATTGTTATTTTTGCTCCCCTCTTAATTATTCTCTTACTTGGTCTTTCTTACAATACTGATGAGCAATATGCGGTAAAAATAGGGATCTATGCTTCTACGTTTAGTGATGATGTTCTTGCATTTACGAATCTGCTTGAAGAGCAAAATTTTACTGTAATTAAATACGAGTCTGAGATTGCGCCTTGTTTAGAAGATATAAAAAGTGGATATGTTCATACGTGTATTTCTCTTCCAGAGACGTTTAAAATAGAATCAAATACCCCTCGAGAAGTTACATTTTATATCGATCCTACTCGGATTAATTTAGTGTGGATGATTCAAGAAACTGTGGGTAAAAAATTCGAGTTACGGGGAAATGAGATTTCGCAGCAGTTAACCCAAGAAGTTTTGACAAGGGTTGAAGATTCTCGCAAACTTGTTACGCAAGAAAAAGCTGACCTCAACATGGTCAAAGAAAAAGCGAATGGGGCATCTAGTGCGACAAACCAAGCACAGCAAAATCTCAAAACCGTTGATCTTATCTTTACTCCGCATGAAGCTAATTCTGGATCTTTAGACCAACTCAAGAGTCAATTGGCAACGACAAGCAGTAAACTGGGTGAAATTTCGGTTCAAGTGAATAGGTTAAATATTACTAGTTCGGATAAAACAAGAATTACCTCTTTGGTTGGTGAGGCTGGTATTGCCGTTAATAGCAGTGTTTTGCTTATTGAAGGAAATGATACCGGTTCGCTTGCAGCGCTTATTAGTCAATTTGAGCAAGATATTGCTCTTGCAAAACAAAAAATCACCACTGCTTCAGAAAAAGTTCAACAGACATCTTCTAATCTTGATAGCAGCAAAACCTCAATGCAGGAGACTATTAGTGCGCTAGAAAGTGTTGCTACTGATCTAGTGGTAATAGAATCAAAACTTGCAGCGCAAAAAATTACTCAAGCAGAAACAATCACGTCTCCTCTGCGAACCCGTATTGAGAAAATAAGTCCTGATGGAACGTATTTGAGTTATCTCTTTCCGGCCATTTTGATTTTAGTTATTATGTTTAGTTCTCTGGCGTTGGGAACAACACTTGTTATGATTGAAAAAAATAGTCCAGCATATTTTCGTAATTTCTTCTTACCTATTCGTAAAGTTACTTTCATCACTTCTATCTATTTAACTAATTTAATTCTGACTGTTGTGCAAATTGTTGTTGTTTTAGGTATTGCGTTATTTTTCCTTCAAGATTCGTACACGGCATTTCCTTTAGTAGCGTTGATATTGTTTATTGCGGCATCAGTATTTACATTCATCGGCATGGTTGTAGGATATATGTTTAATTCTGAAGAAACAGCTATCCTCGCGTCGATCTCGGTAGGAAGTTTGTGTTTATTTGTTTCCGGTGTTATTCTTCCTTTGGAAGCAATTAACCCTTTGGTTGAGGAAGTGGTTTCGTTTAATCCGTTTGTGATTAGTGAAAAATTAGTTCGTGAAGTGTTTATCTTTCAAGCTCCGTTCACACAAATTTGGATGGATTTACTGGTCTTGTTAAGCTATGCGGTGTTGTTATTTTTAGCAATTCTGCTTATTGAATCATTGTTTCATGAGCATTTGGTAAGTCGATTTATGAAACATCATCATCCTAAACATAAAGAGGAAGAGAAGAAGGAGAATTAA
- a CDS encoding ABC transporter ATP-binding protein, giving the protein MEFIQVKGVSKEYAKKPVLHDVSLNIQEGDIIGIVGQSGSGKTTLLNLISGFIEPTQGEVVYFSKVDQKPKNLHDNFFKIKRHIGFTPQHSSVYSKLSIKENILHFGHLYDIPKETLITNAKALLQFTGLYDDREKLAEHLSGGMRKRLDISCSLIHKPKILFLDEPTANLDPVTEREVVKLIQEVNKQGVTVIIASHHLESIENICTKLAIIKNGTLQSYGEIDDLRKPFLKPNLTINIRTGKDKEKIIALVKKLPVSKIIDQGDQLVLYPLDDEKAIGLLVSRLKEEGLMMSDIDVHQPSLRDMFTKLTQ; this is encoded by the coding sequence GTGGAATTTATCCAAGTAAAAGGGGTGTCTAAAGAGTACGCTAAGAAGCCAGTGTTACATGATGTTTCACTCAATATTCAAGAAGGAGATATCATTGGTATTGTGGGGCAGTCTGGCAGTGGTAAGACGACGTTGCTCAATTTGATTTCTGGTTTTATTGAGCCTACACAAGGTGAAGTCGTTTATTTTTCGAAAGTAGATCAAAAACCAAAAAATTTACATGACAATTTCTTTAAGATTAAACGGCATATTGGTTTTACACCGCAGCATTCTTCGGTCTATTCTAAACTAAGTATTAAAGAAAATATTCTTCATTTTGGACATTTGTATGATATCCCTAAAGAGACATTGATTACGAATGCCAAGGCGTTATTGCAATTTACAGGACTTTATGATGATCGAGAGAAACTCGCAGAACATCTTTCAGGAGGAATGCGTAAACGCTTGGATATTTCCTGCAGTCTTATTCACAAACCGAAAATATTATTTTTAGACGAACCTACGGCAAATCTTGATCCGGTTACTGAAAGGGAAGTGGTTAAACTTATTCAGGAAGTAAACAAGCAGGGAGTAACAGTTATTATTGCTTCTCATCACCTTGAGAGTATAGAAAATATTTGCACAAAATTGGCAATTATCAAGAATGGTACGCTTCAGAGTTATGGGGAGATAGATGATTTACGAAAACCATTTTTGAAACCTAATCTTACTATTAATATCAGGACTGGTAAAGATAAAGAAAAAATTATAGCTCTTGTTAAGAAGTTACCCGTGAGTAAAATTATTGATCAAGGTGACCAATTAGTCTTGTATCCTCTTGATGATGAGAAGGCGATTGGTCTTTTAGTTAGCCGTCTTAAAGAAGAAGGGTTAATGATGAGTGATATCGATGTTCATCAGCCAAGTTTACGGGATATGTTTACTAAATTAACACAATAA
- a CDS encoding EamA/RhaT family transporter — protein MRQKSALILALICTLCTSLGQLLWKYGADPLDYVWLFVGFIFYGIGALLMILALRSGDLSFVHPLLATSYIWVTILSVIVFPNDVLNAWKIAGVGTIIISVILLSIGSTHEQVSPHG, from the coding sequence ATGCGACAAAAATCAGCTCTGATATTGGCGTTAATTTGTACATTATGTACTTCTCTAGGACAATTATTATGGAAATACGGTGCTGACCCTTTAGATTATGTTTGGTTATTTGTAGGTTTCATATTTTATGGTATTGGCGCATTGTTAATGATCCTTGCGTTACGCAGTGGCGATCTTAGTTTTGTTCATCCTCTTCTCGCAACTTCATATATCTGGGTAACGATACTCTCCGTTATTGTTTTTCCTAATGACGTCTTAAATGCCTGGAAAATAGCAGGGGTAGGTACAATTATAATCTCTGTAATTTTATTAAGTATTGGCAGTACCCATGAACAGGTGAGTCCACATGGTTAG
- a CDS encoding AAA family ATPase, translating to MTKFIALASGKGGVGKTTTTISLGYALEKLGKDVLIVDGNLVTPNVATHLGMPNPQATLNKFLRKEKGLKDIIHTHESGLRIIPASPSFAEFQKTNVGQLNKLFFALDNVADIILIDAPSGLGYDVEQIFKNSDEVLVIVNPTLPSVMDALKTMQLAQAHNNTIAGVILNMTHNDRHELKQQQVEEILGQKVIARISFHKKVRRALHKGMPLAALFPRCKPSREFNTAAKYLTFESESTL from the coding sequence ATGACTAAATTTATTGCTTTAGCTTCGGGAAAAGGGGGAGTCGGAAAAACAACTACAACCATTTCATTAGGGTACGCTTTAGAAAAGTTGGGGAAAGACGTTTTGATTGTCGATGGCAACTTAGTTACGCCTAATGTGGCAACTCATCTAGGTATGCCAAACCCTCAAGCGACGTTAAATAAGTTCTTACGTAAAGAAAAAGGCCTTAAAGACATTATTCATACTCATGAATCGGGGTTACGAATTATTCCTGCGTCGCCTTCGTTTGCGGAATTTCAAAAGACTAATGTGGGTCAACTTAATAAGCTCTTTTTTGCGTTGGATAATGTTGCGGATATTATTCTTATTGATGCACCAAGTGGTTTAGGGTATGATGTTGAACAAATTTTCAAAAATAGCGATGAAGTACTCGTTATTGTTAACCCTACTTTGCCTTCAGTAATGGATGCTCTTAAGACAATGCAGCTAGCCCAAGCTCATAATAATACTATCGCGGGTGTTATTCTTAATATGACACACAATGATCGTCATGAATTAAAACAACAACAAGTGGAAGAAATTCTTGGCCAAAAAGTGATTGCAAGGATATCTTTTCATAAGAAAGTACGTCGTGCATTGCATAAAGGCATGCCTCTTGCTGCTCTTTTCCCACGTTGTAAACCCTCTCGTGAGTTTAATACTGCAGCAAAATATTTAACATTTGAGTCTGAATCTACATTATGA
- a CDS encoding AAA family ATPase: MASKKIKKGKVKNNLEKSSTQKLVIITGTPGTGKSTLAAQFEKKGYFRLDLHVHYKEISTGYDRSKRCYVIDPRKFEALVKKVSKEHLKVVIDSHISHLLSASMVDLCIVMVCPDLAVLKRRLEKRGYHKAKVRENLDCEIFQVCLEEARERGHKIKIVKT; the protein is encoded by the coding sequence ATGGCTTCCAAAAAAATCAAGAAAGGAAAGGTTAAGAATAATTTAGAAAAAAGTTCTACACAAAAATTGGTTATTATTACAGGAACACCCGGCACTGGGAAGTCTACTTTAGCTGCGCAGTTTGAGAAAAAAGGATACTTTCGTTTAGATTTACATGTGCATTATAAAGAGATTTCAACAGGGTATGATCGATCTAAACGCTGTTATGTCATTGATCCAAGAAAGTTTGAGGCATTGGTTAAGAAGGTTAGCAAAGAACATCTTAAAGTGGTTATTGATTCTCATATTTCTCATTTACTTTCTGCTAGTATGGTTGATTTATGCATTGTAATGGTGTGCCCTGATCTTGCCGTTTTGAAGAGACGTCTTGAGAAAAGGGGGTACCATAAAGCGAAGGTGCGAGAAAATCTGGATTGTGAGATTTTTCAGGTTTGTTTGGAAGAAGCACGAGAACGAGGGCATAAAATTAAGATAGTAAAGACTTAG
- a CDS encoding HAD family phosphatase, with protein MVRALIFDMDGVLINSTPYSWEAFRLVLQEENIPFSTKVADVKGYLGMSLPDLVKVWKRDFNITIPYDLNTLSQKIGKIELELFKQNIRPNSHLHDLLQQAKDAKIKRAVATSSFHWRTQNILRLLKIHNQFDAIVNAEDVVKHKPHPDVFLKAASKVQEQPKDCIVFEDAVFGIQAARRAKMKCIAIKTPYYTRKELSAADKIIQNFSQINLSKINSILFKN; from the coding sequence ATGGTTCGTGCTTTAATCTTTGATATGGATGGCGTGCTCATTAACTCTACCCCCTACAGCTGGGAAGCATTCCGCCTTGTTTTACAGGAAGAAAATATTCCTTTCTCAACAAAGGTTGCTGATGTGAAAGGTTATTTGGGAATGTCATTGCCTGATCTTGTCAAGGTCTGGAAACGAGATTTCAACATTACTATCCCCTATGATCTTAACACGCTATCGCAAAAGATAGGTAAAATTGAACTAGAATTGTTCAAACAAAATATCCGGCCTAATTCACATCTTCACGATCTTCTTCAACAAGCTAAAGATGCTAAAATTAAACGAGCTGTAGCTACTTCGAGTTTTCATTGGCGTACACAAAATATTCTTCGTCTGCTTAAGATCCATAATCAGTTTGATGCTATTGTCAATGCAGAAGATGTAGTTAAGCACAAACCTCATCCCGATGTATTTTTGAAAGCTGCAAGCAAAGTCCAAGAGCAACCGAAAGATTGCATTGTTTTTGAAGATGCGGTCTTTGGTATCCAAGCTGCTCGACGTGCTAAGATGAAATGCATTGCGATAAAAACTCCCTATTATACTCGCAAAGAATTGTCTGCTGCAGATAAGATTATTCAAAATTTCTCACAAATCAATCTATCAAAGATCAATAGCATTTTGTTTAAAAATTAA
- a CDS encoding EamA family transporter, whose translation MVSTFSVILIAVGSAIAATAAFLLKKGASSYPWYLLWKSWRVDLGIFLYVASAVLYILALRETPLSVAFPLSAMVYLFSTVLAVSIMKEKMNLLKWIGLGGILLGVLLVGIGS comes from the coding sequence ATGGTTAGTACATTCTCTGTAATTCTGATTGCTGTTGGATCAGCTATTGCCGCTACAGCTGCATTTCTCCTCAAAAAAGGCGCAAGCTCGTATCCTTGGTACTTACTATGGAAAAGCTGGCGCGTAGATCTAGGAATTTTCTTATACGTTGCGTCAGCAGTGCTTTATATTCTGGCATTGCGAGAAACCCCATTAAGTGTAGCTTTTCCCCTCTCTGCCATGGTCTATCTCTTTAGTACGGTTCTTGCAGTAAGCATAATGAAAGAAAAAATGAATCTGTTAAAATGGATAGGTTTAGGAGGAATTCTTCTCGGTGTTTTATTAGTAGGTATAGGAAGTTAA
- a CDS encoding CTP synthase codes for MHKQDSIGPAYVFVSGGVISGIGKGVCAASLALLLKKRGFRVSSIKCENYLNVDSGTINPIEHGDPFLCNDGLEADMDLGTYERFLGDEMGHANFTTMGQIYKTVIDRERSMGYEGEDVEAIPHVSDEIIRRIKEAGKDKDIVIVELGGTAGEYQNMLYYEACRIMKVTMPGKVINVHVSYLPLPHHLGEPKTKPTQMSVTTLMSMGIHPEFLVLRGEVGLDQRRRYILGLRTSIPGENVMVAPDVETIYEVPLLFAEQEFDAKILHHLGLVAHKQDLADWRKLVENIKCKKDKSITIAVAGKYLSKNKGDYELVDVYNSLIESIKHAGWNTNVQTNIKFVSTLEIEDVGAAACLRDVDAIIVPIGWGKRGAEGKIQAVQYARENKIPYLGLCYGMQLASIEFARNVVGFSDADTEENAPNSSHKIIHSIPFNPQYQTIKGEGTSMRLGAFDCIVKPGTLAYQVYDTHHAWKNGQKGLISERHRHRYEFNNEYRRVLEEKGFVISGTSPDDFFVEIIELPKSMHPYFIATQPHPEYKSQPLKPHPLFVELVNAAVEYKQKRW; via the coding sequence ATGCACAAACAAGATTCTATTGGTCCTGCCTATGTTTTTGTATCAGGCGGTGTTATTTCTGGTATTGGTAAAGGTGTCTGCGCAGCATCTCTTGCGCTTCTGCTTAAGAAACGAGGTTTTCGTGTTAGCAGCATTAAATGTGAGAATTATCTTAATGTTGATTCTGGGACAATTAATCCTATTGAGCATGGTGATCCGTTTTTGTGTAATGATGGGCTCGAAGCTGATATGGATCTGGGAACTTATGAACGATTTTTAGGCGATGAGATGGGTCATGCCAATTTCACAACCATGGGCCAGATCTATAAAACTGTTATTGATCGTGAGCGTTCGATGGGGTATGAAGGTGAAGATGTCGAAGCTATTCCTCACGTTTCTGATGAAATTATCCGTCGCATTAAAGAGGCTGGTAAAGATAAAGACATTGTTATTGTTGAGCTTGGTGGCACTGCAGGGGAATATCAAAATATGCTTTATTATGAAGCATGCAGAATCATGAAAGTTACGATGCCTGGCAAAGTCATTAATGTCCATGTATCATATCTTCCTCTCCCTCATCATCTTGGTGAACCTAAGACAAAACCTACACAGATGTCTGTAACGACGTTGATGAGTATGGGTATTCATCCTGAATTTTTAGTATTACGCGGTGAAGTAGGGTTAGACCAACGTCGTCGTTATATCTTAGGGTTACGTACGAGTATTCCTGGCGAGAATGTTATGGTTGCGCCTGATGTCGAAACTATTTATGAAGTTCCACTTCTCTTTGCTGAGCAAGAGTTTGATGCTAAGATTCTTCATCATTTAGGTTTGGTTGCTCATAAACAAGATCTTGCTGATTGGCGAAAACTTGTTGAGAATATTAAATGCAAAAAGGACAAGAGTATTACTATTGCTGTTGCGGGAAAATATCTTAGTAAGAATAAAGGGGACTATGAACTTGTTGATGTCTATAATTCTTTAATTGAATCGATTAAACACGCTGGCTGGAATACCAATGTCCAAACTAATATTAAGTTTGTTAGTACTTTAGAGATTGAGGATGTTGGCGCGGCTGCATGTCTACGCGACGTTGATGCGATTATTGTTCCCATTGGTTGGGGCAAACGCGGGGCAGAGGGAAAAATTCAAGCCGTCCAGTATGCTCGTGAAAATAAAATACCTTATCTGGGGTTATGTTATGGTATGCAACTTGCGTCAATTGAATTTGCGCGAAATGTGGTTGGTTTTAGTGATGCAGACACAGAGGAAAATGCGCCAAATTCTTCTCATAAGATCATTCATAGCATTCCGTTTAATCCGCAATATCAAACCATTAAAGGTGAAGGAACGTCGATGCGTCTTGGAGCATTTGATTGCATTGTCAAACCCGGAACATTAGCATATCAAGTGTATGATACACATCATGCTTGGAAGAATGGTCAGAAAGGGTTAATCTCTGAACGTCATCGTCATCGGTATGAGTTTAATAATGAATACCGCCGAGTGCTAGAAGAGAAAGGGTTTGTGATTTCGGGAACTTCGCCCGATGACTTTTTTGTAGAGATTATTGAGTTGCCTAAATCAATGCATCCGTATTTTATTGCAACCCAACCGCATCCTGAATATAAATCACAACCACTTAAACCACATCCGTTATTTGTGGAATTGGTAAATGCAGCTGTGGAGTATAAACAGAAACGGTGGTAA
- a CDS encoding LamG domain-containing protein — MKKKAMWVVLTVGFVLFSMLIMAASPLITQISLTSTNPITNDTNQNISAVIVTSDSDSDPVKVIYSWYKNSNTLTSLIMPFEGGSTTTFTKDYSSYRNNGSVINATWNSTGGFDGFGAYRFDGNNDSITILDATSLDLSVFTLTSWVNPTDKGYIISKWKDDIANESYYLSYGVADIIPNENAYNATDGWTKRKNGSCGFDSSYIFSNSSSFFGAEPSSFNVLEQSDMYSSAVCRYGFFHEVAVPNPVPATFNLSFYYRAASSTSLSTVTNANVAIYSSDWSIPIIDWELCSGGSSCGNKNYSINITGNISSYAGQNVNVWFYITDAWATDYNQQIWIDDVTFIAPYNFVLALRNDSNNNQTVLVTNSSYLPNAWYFLSATYNGSYAALYVNGTKIVNSTYSSGVTASSTPVTIADRMQSSPKYFFNGVLDDFSIYNRVLSDSQIYALFTNQTNVITSAETETGELWHVVATATDNSSEGDTNTSSTMLIGGSSAVPEWNDYALVLILLVSICGYFLRVQKDM, encoded by the coding sequence ATGAAAAAAAAGGCGATGTGGGTAGTTTTAACTGTAGGTTTCGTCCTGTTTTCTATGCTTATCATGGCAGCTTCTCCTCTGATTACACAAATTTCTCTTACATCTACGAATCCTATCACGAATGACACTAATCAAAATATTTCTGCAGTCATTGTTACGAGCGATTCAGATTCTGATCCTGTTAAAGTAATTTATTCATGGTACAAAAACTCGAATACACTTACTTCTCTGATTATGCCCTTTGAAGGAGGAAGTACTACGACTTTTACTAAAGATTATTCTTCTTATCGTAATAATGGGTCAGTAATTAATGCTACCTGGAATAGCACAGGGGGATTTGATGGTTTTGGTGCTTATCGTTTTGATGGCAACAATGATTCTATTACTATCCTGGATGCAACGTCGCTGGATTTATCTGTGTTTACACTCACGAGCTGGGTTAATCCTACTGACAAGGGATATATTATTTCGAAATGGAAAGATGATATTGCAAATGAGTCTTATTACTTGAGTTATGGGGTTGCTGATATTATTCCTAATGAGAATGCGTACAATGCGACAGATGGCTGGACTAAGAGAAAAAATGGCAGTTGTGGTTTTGATTCTTCTTATATTTTTTCCAATAGTTCTTCTTTTTTTGGGGCAGAGCCGAGTTCTTTTAATGTTTTAGAGCAGAGTGATATGTATTCTTCAGCAGTTTGTCGTTATGGTTTTTTCCACGAGGTGGCTGTTCCTAATCCAGTCCCTGCGACTTTTAACTTATCTTTTTATTATCGCGCGGCGTCATCCACTTCTCTTAGCACGGTTACAAATGCTAATGTGGCAATTTATAGTTCCGATTGGTCTATCCCGATTATTGATTGGGAGTTGTGCAGTGGCGGCTCTTCTTGCGGCAATAAAAATTATAGCATTAATATTACGGGAAACATTTCTAGCTATGCAGGTCAAAATGTGAATGTGTGGTTTTATATTACCGATGCGTGGGCTACAGATTATAATCAGCAAATTTGGATTGATGATGTTACGTTTATTGCTCCTTATAATTTTGTGTTGGCGTTGCGTAATGATAGTAATAACAATCAAACGGTTTTAGTCACTAATTCATCTTATTTGCCTAATGCGTGGTATTTTTTGAGCGCAACGTATAATGGTTCGTATGCAGCACTTTATGTAAATGGGACAAAGATTGTGAACTCTACTTACTCTAGTGGCGTTACAGCATCTTCCACTCCTGTAACCATTGCAGACAGGATGCAATCTTCTCCCAAATATTTTTTTAATGGTGTTCTTGATGATTTTTCAATTTATAATCGAGTTCTTTCTGATTCGCAGATCTATGCTCTCTTTACAAATCAAACTAATGTTATCACGTCCGCTGAAACAGAAACAGGGGAATTATGGCACGTGGTTGCTACGGCAACGGATAATTCTAGCGAAGGAGATACTAATACGTCTAGTACTATGCTCATTGGCGGGTCTTCGGCAGTGCCAGAGTGGAATGATTATGCTCTTGTCTTAATTCTTCTTGTGAGTATTTGTGGTTATTTTTTACGAGTGCAGAAAGACATGTAA
- a CDS encoding peptide chain release factor aRF-1, producing MAISAQDKLKVKKLIRELKTHRAPHTELVSVYVPAGYELTKITQHLGEELGTAANIKSATTRKNVQGALEKMITHLRQYPRTPEKGLVAFSGNIAAAEGKTDFRSWAVEPPMPLNTRIYRCDKMFVTDILEEMLLDHHVYGLVVLDNRDATLALLKGKTFTILQKTHSEVPGKMRAGGQSAHRFDQNRKNAIVQHYKKICEYMKEQFLSLGNNLKGIIIGGPGVTINDFLNHEYLTGDLQKKVLGTKDLSYTDEFGVQELVDKCDDLLSEEAIADEKKAMNEFFMVFRDNPKKITYGEKETLRALEMNAVDVLLLSEALPEEMVFSLSEKAELGGTTVRVISTETREGVQLRDLGGIAAILRFEIEQG from the coding sequence ATGGCTATTAGTGCTCAAGATAAGCTCAAAGTAAAGAAATTAATTCGTGAACTTAAAACTCATCGTGCTCCACATACTGAGTTAGTTTCGGTGTATGTTCCAGCAGGTTATGAACTCACAAAAATTACCCAACATTTAGGCGAGGAGTTAGGCACTGCGGCAAACATTAAATCAGCGACTACACGCAAAAATGTTCAAGGTGCTCTAGAGAAGATGATCACACATCTTCGCCAATATCCTCGTACTCCTGAAAAAGGATTAGTTGCATTTAGCGGGAATATCGCGGCAGCAGAAGGGAAGACTGATTTTCGGTCTTGGGCAGTTGAACCGCCTATGCCTCTTAATACGCGTATTTATCGCTGTGATAAAATGTTTGTGACCGATATTCTTGAGGAAATGCTTCTTGACCATCATGTTTATGGCTTAGTGGTTTTAGATAACCGTGACGCAACACTTGCATTGCTTAAAGGTAAGACGTTTACTATCCTACAAAAAACACATTCTGAAGTTCCGGGGAAAATGAGGGCTGGCGGGCAATCTGCTCATCGGTTTGATCAAAATCGTAAGAATGCGATTGTTCAACATTACAAAAAAATCTGTGAGTATATGAAAGAGCAATTTCTTTCATTGGGCAATAATCTTAAGGGTATTATTATTGGTGGTCCTGGCGTTACAATTAATGATTTTTTGAATCACGAGTATCTTACTGGAGATTTGCAAAAGAAGGTTTTAGGAACGAAAGACCTTTCATATACTGATGAATTTGGTGTCCAAGAACTTGTTGACAAATGTGATGATTTGTTAAGTGAAGAAGCGATTGCTGATGAAAAGAAAGCGATGAACGAATTTTTCATGGTGTTTCGTGATAATCCTAAAAAAATCACATATGGGGAGAAAGAAACATTACGTGCATTGGAAATGAATGCGGTTGATGTGCTGTTATTATCTGAAGCACTTCCTGAAGAAATGGTTTTTTCATTAAGTGAAAAAGCTGAATTGGGAGGGACTACGGTGAGAGTTATTTCGACTGAAACACGCGAGGGAGTACAGTTACGAGATTTAGGTGGAATAGCCGCGATTCTGCGATTTGAGATTGAACAAGGATAG